A single window of Caldimicrobium thiodismutans DNA harbors:
- a CDS encoding TIGR04283 family arsenosugar biosynthesis glycosyltransferase: MRSSLSVIIPTLNEEIYLPLALKSLANIELDEVIVVDGGSEDKTPFIAKSLGARVIQSEKGRGVQLKKGVEVAKGDLLFFMHADCRILDRINLKDLYKKGIKAGFLNLVYDGNTFSLKVLEKLINLRARLLHLPYGDQGLFVERALYEKTGGFKEYPFLEDFDLVLRLRKIFPPQPLPGRILVSSRKFKASSPFLISLKNNYILLRFLFGASPENLKKFYK; the protein is encoded by the coding sequence ATGAGATCCTCTCTCTCTGTAATTATCCCTACCCTTAATGAAGAAATTTATCTCCCCCTCGCTTTAAAATCCCTTGCAAATATTGAGCTTGATGAAGTAATAGTAGTTGATGGAGGAAGCGAAGATAAAACCCCGTTCATAGCTAAATCCCTTGGAGCAAGGGTAATCCAGAGTGAAAAGGGAAGGGGAGTTCAACTCAAAAAAGGAGTAGAAGTTGCCAAGGGTGATCTCCTTTTCTTTATGCATGCTGATTGCAGAATTCTTGACAGAATTAATTTAAAAGATCTATACAAAAAAGGTATAAAAGCAGGGTTCCTTAACTTAGTCTATGATGGAAATACCTTTTCCCTTAAAGTTCTTGAAAAATTGATTAATCTTCGAGCAAGGCTTCTTCACTTACCCTATGGAGATCAGGGGCTTTTTGTAGAAAGGGCTCTCTATGAGAAAACAGGAGGCTTTAAAGAATATCCCTTTCTTGAAGACTTTGACCTTGTTTTACGCTTAAGAAAAATTTTCCCACCCCAACCCTTGCCTGGTAGGATCCTTGTCTCTTCAAGAAAATTCAAGGCTTCATCACCTTTCTTAATAAGCCTTAAAAATAATTACATTCTCTTGCGCTTTTTATTTGGAGCATCTCCTGAAAATTTAAAAAAATTCTATAAATAG